One genomic window of Pseudomonadota bacterium includes the following:
- a CDS encoding biopolymer transporter ExbD, which produces MRLSIPVRRKARIEMLPLIDIVFLLLVVFIYAMLSMAVHRGLPVDLPSSAAAIPEKNSILSVTIQAPVAGEQARIFVDETPVVIGELSRYLQVKADEMRRSQPAIEPGVLFFADSSIDYQQIFNMLDRINQAGLSRISMQADDK; this is translated from the coding sequence ATGAGACTTTCGATCCCGGTTCGCAGAAAAGCCCGAATAGAGATGCTGCCGCTCATTGATATTGTTTTTCTCCTCCTGGTGGTCTTTATCTATGCCATGCTGTCAATGGCGGTGCATCGCGGTCTGCCGGTTGATCTTCCCAGTTCTGCCGCGGCAATTCCTGAAAAAAACAGCATTCTTTCCGTAACCATCCAGGCACCGGTTGCCGGCGAGCAGGCAAGGATTTTTGTTGATGAAACACCTGTAGTGATTGGTGAACTCAGCAGATATCTGCAGGTAAAAGCCGATGAAATGCGCAGATCACAGCCGGCAATTGAACCCGGCGTGTTGTTTTTTGCCGACAGCAGTATTGATTACCAACAGATTTTTAATATGCTTGACCGGATTAATCA